One region of Mus musculus strain C57BL/6J chromosome 3, GRCm38.p6 C57BL/6J genomic DNA includes:
- the Larp7 gene encoding la-related protein 7, whose product METENQKTMEESTKRKEEKKKRSRVKQVLADIAKQVDFWFGDANLHKDKFLREQIEKSRDGYVDISLLVSFNKMKKLTTDGKLIARALKSSSVVELDLEGTRIRRKKPLGERPKDEEERTVYVELLPKNVTHSWIERVFGKCGNVVYISIPHYKSTGDPKGFAFVEFETKEQAAKAIEFLNNPPEEAPRKPGIFPKTVKNKPIPSLRVAEEKKKKKKKKGRIKKEESVQAKESAVDSSSSGVCKATKRPRTASEGSEAETPEAPKQPAKKKKKRDKVEASSLPEARAGKRERCSAEDEDCLPPRPKAKKRAQKDGVGQAASEVSKESRDLEFCSTEEEKETDRKGDSLSKVKRKHKKKHKERHKMGEEVIPLRVLSKTEWMDLKKEYLALQKASMASLKKTISQIKLESEMETDCKAPTAGSGQECSTQEKVSAQGPQFVTGVIVKIVSGEPLPGRKQVKDILATISEVVYIDLLEGDTECHARFKTPEDAQAVMNAQTEIRKKHSWNLEVLSGDHEQRYWQKILVDRQAKLNQPREKKRGTEKLITKAEKIRLAKTQQASQHIRFSEYD is encoded by the exons atggaaactgaaaaccaaaaaactatgGAAGAAAGCactaagagaaaagaagaaaaaaagaagcgcTCCCGGGTTAAACAGGTGCTTGCAGATATTGCTAAGCAGGTGGACTTCTGGTTTGGAGATGCAAACCTTCACAAGGACAAGTTTCTGCGAGAGCAAATTGAAAAGTCTAGAGATGGAT ATGTGGACATTTCTCTCCTGGTGTCTTTTaacaaaatgaagaagctgaCAACTGATGGGAAGCTAATAGCCAGAGCATTGAAAAGCTCATCTGTTGTAGAG TTGGACTTAGAAGGGACCAGAATCAGGAGGAAAAAACCCCTAGGTGAGAGACCAAAGGACGAGGAGGAACGCACGGTATATGTG GAGTTGCTCCCCAAAAATGTTACTCATAGCTGGATTGAGAGAGTATTTGGGAAATGTGGCAATGTGGTTTACATAAGTATTCCACATTACAAGTCTACTGGGGATCCTAAGGGATTTGCCTTTGTGGAATTTGAAACAAAAGAGCAAGCAGCAAAAGCCATTGAG TTTCTGAACAACCCACCAGAAGAAGCACCTAGAAAGCCTGGTATATTTCCCAAGACAGTGAAAAACAAGCCCATCCCTTCCTTACGAGTAGCAG aagagaagaaaaagaagaaaaagaaaaaaggcagaataaagaaggaagagagtGTGCAGGCCAAAGAGTCGGCCGTGGACAGCAGCAGCTCGGGCGTGTGTAAAGCCACGAAGAGACCAAGGACGGCCTCTGAGGGCTCCGAAGCAGAAACCCCGGAAGCTCCAAAGCAAcctgcaaagaaaaagaagaagcggGACAAGGTGGAAGCATCCAGCTTACCTGAAGCCAgggcagggaagagggagaggtgcAGCGCCGAGGACGAAGACTGCCTCCCCCCAAGGCCAAAAGCTAAGAAAAGGGCTCAGAAGGATGGCGTCGGCCAAGCAGCTTCCGAGGTCTCCAAGGAGAGCAGAG ACTTAGAATTCTGCTCtactgaggaggagaaggagacagacagaaaaggtGACTCACTCTCAAAGGTGAAGAGGAAGCATAAGAAGAAACACAAGGAGAGACATAAGATGGGCGAGGAGGTTATACCATTGAGAGTGCTGTCCAA gactgAATGGATGGATTTGAAGAAAGAGTATTTGGCACTGCAAAAAGCTAGCATGGCTTCTCTAAAAAAAACAATATCTCAAATCAAATTGGAATCAGAAATGGAAACAGACTGTAAAGCGCCTA CAGCAGGCAGTGGTCAAGAGTGTTCCACCCAGGAGAAGGTCAGTGCACAAGGCCCACAGTTTGTGACTGGAGTGATTGTGAAGATTGTGAGCGGAGAGCCTCTACCGGGCAGGAAACAAGTCAAG GATATTTTGGCCACAATCTCAGAAGTTGTTTACATTGATTTGCTAGAAGGAGATACTGAATGCCATGCCCGATTTAAAACCCCCGAGGATGCTCAGGCAGTAATGAATGCACAGACTGAAATTAGAAAGAAGCACAGTTGGAACCTCGAGGTCCTTTCTG GGGATCATGAGCAGAGGTACTGGCAGAAGATTTTGGTAGATAGACAGGCCAAACTTAATCAACCTCgggaaaagaaaagaggcacAGAAAAG CTAATCACCAAAGCTGAGAAGATTAGACTGGCTAAGACtcagcaagccagtcagcacaTCCGTTTCTCTGAGTATGACTGA